The proteins below come from a single Argentina anserina chromosome 1, drPotAnse1.1, whole genome shotgun sequence genomic window:
- the LOC126805014 gene encoding probable magnesium transporter NIPA6: MSSSNLKGFILAVVSSAFIGSSFIIKKKGLRRAGNNGTRASSGGYGYLLEPLWWIGMITMVVGEISNFVAYIYAPAGLVTPLGALSIIVSAVLAHFILKEKLQKMGILGCLLCIVGSVVIVLHAPEEQTLTSVQEIWDLAIQPAFLLYTASVIAVTLVLILYCSPRYGQTNILIYIGICSIIGSLTVMSVKAIGIAIKLTIEGANQAIYFQTWIFAMVCVTCIITQLNYLNMALDTFNTAIVSPIYYAMFTSFTILASGIMFKDYSGQSASSIASELCGFITVLSGTAILHSTREPDPPLLTDLYTPLSPKVSWYIQSNGEWKQKDEEGSNPNFITVLRQDYFK; this comes from the exons ATGTCATCGAGCAATTTGAAAGGTTTCATATTGGCGGTGGTGTCCAGCGCCTTTATCGGCTCCAGCTTCATCATCAAGAAGAAGGGCCTCCGCCGCGCCGGCAACAATGGCACCCGTGCCA GTTCTGGAGGATATGGGTATCTGCTAGAGCCTCTGTGGTGGATAGGAATGATTACAa TGGTTGTTGGAGAGATATCAAATTTTGTAGCATACATATATGCCCCCGCCGGGCTTGTGACGCCGCTTGGTGCATTGAGTATCATTGTTAG TGCGGTGTTGGCACATTTTATATTGAAGGAAAAACTCCAGAAAATGGGAATATTGGGCTGCCTTTTGTGCATTGTGGGTTCGGTGGTGATTGTACTTCATGCACCTGAAGAACAGACTCTCACTTCCGTACAAGAAATCTGGGATTTAGCAATACAACCAG cttttcttttgtatacAGCCTCAGTGATAGCTGTAACGCTGGTCCTCATCTTGTATTGTTCTCCCCGCTATGGCCAAACCAATATACTGATTTATATAGGAATTTGCTCAATTATTGGATCATTGACC GTCATGAGCGTAAAAGCAATTGGTATAGCAATAAAACTCACAATAGAGGGTGCAAACCAGGCAATATACTTCCAAACGTGGATCTTCGCAATGGTTTGCGTTACATGTATCATCACTCAATTAAATTATCTAAACATG GCATTGGACACTTTCAACACCGCAATTGTTTCTCCCATCTATTATGCTATGTTTACATCTTTCACAATACTTGCAAGCGGAATAATGTTTAAG GATTATTCTGGTCAAAGTGCGAGCAGCATAGCCTCAGAACTTTGTGGATTCATCACTGTTTTATCTGGGACTGCTATATTGCATAGCACAAGAGAACCGGATCCACCTTTACTTACAG ATCTGTATACACCATTATCTCCTAAAGTATCATGGTACATCCAAAGCAACGGAGAATGGAAGCAGAAGGATGAAGAGGGTTCAAACCCAAATTTCATCACAGTACTTCGGCAAGACTATTTCAAGTAG
- the LOC126788141 gene encoding ammonium transporter 3 member 1-like, with translation MSAYEATGGAVPDWLNKGDNAWQMTSATLVGLQSVPGLVILYGSIVKKKWAVNSAFMALYAFAAVVLCWVSWGYKMSFGEKLLPFWGKAGPALGQKFLLKQAALPASTHYHANGDLETAMVTPLYPMASLVWFHCVFAAITLLLLAGSVLGRMNFKAWMMFVPLWLTFSYTVGAFSMWGGGFLFHWGVMDYAGGYVIHLSSGTAGFVAAYWVGPRVKKDRERFPPNNVLLTLAGAGLLWMGWAGFNGGSPYSANLTSSMAVVNTNICAATSLLVWTWLDVIFFNKPSVIGAVQGMITGLVCITPAAGLVQGWAAIVMGVLSGSVPWFTMMILDKRWRLFAAVDDTLGVVHTHAVAGLLGGILTGIFAEPTLCGFFLPATHSRGVVYGGIQVFKQIAAGLLIIGWNIVVTSIICVAIRFVIPLRMPEEQLLIGDDAVHGEEAYALWGDGELYDGTKHDQHYSDDPSQGKYASSGATQVV, from the exons ATGTCGGCCTACGAGGCAACCGGTGGAGCCGTGCCGGACTGGCTGAACAAAGGTGACAATGCATGGCAGATGACCTCCGCCACGCTGGTGGGTCTCCAGAGCGTGCCGGGGCTGGTCATTCTCTATGGGAGCATAGTGAAGAAGAAGTGGGCTGTCAACTCGGCCTTCATGGCCCTTTACGCCTTCGCCGCCGTCGTGCTCTGCTGGGTGTCGTGGGGCTACAAGATGTCGTTCGGAGAGAAGCTGTTGCCATTTTGGGGGAAGGCAGGGCCTGCCTTAGGGCAGAAGTTTCTGCTCAAGCAGGCTGCTCTCCCCGCCTCCACACATTACCATGCCAACGGCGACCTCGAGACCGCCATGGTCACGCCGCTTTATCCGATGGCATCACTAGTATGGTTCCACTGTGTATTTGCGGCCATTACACTGTTACTGTTGGCGGGGTCGGTGCTGGGGAGAATGAACTTCAAGGCGTGGATGATGTTCGTGCCTCTGTGGCTGACGTTCTCGTACACAGTCGGTGCGTTTAGCATGTGGGGCGGAGGGTTCTTGTTTCATTGGGGAGTCATGGACTACGCCGGCGGCTACGTTATTCATCTTTCTTCTGGAACGGCTGGTTTTGTCGCTGCTTACTGG GTAGGACCGCGAGTGAAGAAGGACAGGGAGAGATTCCCACCAAACAACGTACTGCTGACGTTGGCCGGAGCAGGGTTGCTGTGGATGGGATGGGCCGGTTTCAATGGCGGAAGTCCGTACTCGGCCAACTTAACCTCCTCCATGGCTGTCGTCAACACTAACATCTGCGCCGCCACGAGTCTGTTGGTATGGACGTGGCTCGATGTCATCTTTTTCAACAAGCCCTCCGTCATCGGAGCAGTCCAGGGAATGATTACCGGCCTCGTCTGCATAACTCCTGCTGCTG GTCTTGTACAAGGGTGGGCAGCAATAGTGATGGGAGTATTGTCAGGCAGCGTGCCATGGTTTACCATGATGATCCTAGACAAAAGGTGGAGACTCTTCGCTGCGGTTGACGACACCCTCGGTGTTGTCCACACCCACGCAGTTGCCGGATTGCTAGGTGGTATATTGACCGGCATCTTTGCCGAACCAACACTTTGTGGATTCTTCTTGCCAGCCACGCACTCTCGAGGGGTGGTCTACGGCGGCATCCAAGTGTTCAAACAAATCGCAGCTGGCCTGCTCATCATTGGATGGAACATTGTGGTGACCTCGATCATTTGTGTAGCGATCCGGTTTGTAATTCCGCTACGGATGCCAGAGGAGCAGCTGTTGATTGGGGATGACGCAGTGCATGGAGAAGAGGCCTATGCTCTGTGGGGTGATGGAGAGTTGTATGATGGTACTAAGCATGATCAGCATTACTCGGATGATCCTTCACAGGGTAAGTACGCATCAAGTGGTGCCACCCAGGTTGTCTAA
- the LOC126805013 gene encoding carbamoyl-phosphate synthase large chain, chloroplastic, whose translation MGHCMNETLSLKQRPLLAQWKPSYSSRPNQLFLYCKKLGASPSRSLRSWPPAKARPSFLVRSESLLNGQAAPEKKTGKRTDLKKILILGAGPIVIGQACEFDYSGTQACKALKDEGYEVILINSNPATIMTDPDLCSRTYITPMTPELVEKVIEQERPDAILPTMGGQTALNLAVALAERGVLGKYGVELIGAKLEAIKKAEDRELFKQAMKNIGIKTPPSGIANTLEECVEIAKEIGEFPLIIRPAFTLGGTGGGIAYNKEEFETICKAGLAASTNSQVLVEKSLLGWKEYELEVMRDLADNVVIICSIENIDPMGVHTGDSITVAPAQTLTDKEYQRLRDYSIAIIREIGVECGGSNVQFAVNPQDGEVMVIEMNPRVSRSSALASKATGFPIAKMAAKLSVGYSLDQIDNDITRKTPASFEPSIDYVVTKIPRFAFEKFPGSEPILTTQMKSVGEAMAMGRTFQESFQKAVRSLECGFSGWGCGEIKELDWDWDQLKYSLRVPNPDRIHAVYAAMKKGMKVDEIHELSLIDKWFLTQFKELVDVEQFLLARNLSDLTKDDFYEVKKRGFSDKQIAFATKSSENDVRLKRLSMGVIPAYKRVDTCAAEFEADTPYMYSSYDSECESAPTQKKKVLILGGGPNRIGQGIEFDYCCCHGSFALREGEYETIMMNSNPETVSTDYDTSDRLYFEPLTIEDVLNIIELERPDGIIVQFGGQTPLKLALPIQRYLDENKPRCASGSGYVHIWGTTPDNIDAAEDREKFNAILNELKIEQPKGGIAKSEADALAIAKNIGYPVVVRPSYVLGGRAMEIVYSDEKLVTYLETAVEVDPERPVLIDRYLSDAIEIDIDALADSDGNVVIGGIMEHIEQAGVHSGDSACSLPTKTIPESCKDTIRSWTIKLAKKLNVCGLMNCQFAITISGDVYLLEANPRASRTVPFVSKAIGHPLAKYAALVMSGKSLYDLNFTEEVIPAHMSVKEAVLPFEKFQGCDVLLGPEMRSTGEVMGIDYEFPIAFAKAEIAAGQAPPLSGTVFLSLNDLTKPHLERIAKAFLGLGFKIVSTSGTAHFLELVNIPVERVLKLHEGRPNAGDMVANGQIQLMVITSSGDALDQIDGRKLRRMGLAYKIPVITTVAGALATSEAIKSLQSSSIRMIALQDFFDDQKKAASDKTLQSSSTSL comes from the exons atGGGCCACTGCATGAATGAGACTCTCTCTTTGAAGCAGCGGCCGCTTCTGGCTCAGTGGAAGCCCTCCTACTCGTCCAGACCCAACCAATTGTTCCTCTACTGCAAGAAGCTCGGCGCGTCGCCGTCGCGCAGCCTCCGGTCATGGCCGCCGGCGAAGGCTCGTCCGAGTTTCCTTGTCCGGAGCGAGTCGCTGCTCAACGGCCAGGCGGCGCCGGAGAAGAAGACCGGGAAGAGGACGGACCTGAAGAAGATTCTGATTCTCGGCGCCGGGCCGATTGTGATCGGACAAGCTTGCGAGTTTGACTACTCAGGGACTCAGGCGTGTAAGGCGTTGAAGGATGAGGGATACGAGGTCATTCTGATCAATTCGAACCCGGCGACGATCATGACCGACCCGGATTTGTGTTCCAGGACCTACATTACGCCGATGACGCCGGAATTGGTGGAGAAGGTGATCGAGCAGGAGCGGCCGGACGCGATTCTGCCGACTATGGGAGGCCAGACGGCGCTGAACCTTGCGGTGGCGCTGGCCGAGAGAGGCGTGCTGGGGAAGTATGGTGTGGAGCTGATCGGAGCTAAGCTGGAGGCTATTAAGAAAGCAGAGGACAGAGAGCTGTTCAAGCAGGCCATGAAGAACATTGGGATCAAGACGCCGCCGTCTGGAATTGCCAATACTTTGGAGGAATGCGTCGAAATTGCCAAGGAGATTGGTGAGTTTCCACTCATTATTCGGCCGGCGTTCACTTTGGGAGGTACAGGAGGTGGAATTGCGTATAATAAGGAGGAATTCGAGACTATCTGTAAGGCCGGGCTGGCGGCGAGTACAAACTCTCAGGTTTTGGTGGAGAAGTCGTTGTTGGGGTGGAAGGAGTATGAACTTGAGGTGATGAGGGACTTGGCTGACAATGTGGTTATTATTTGCTCCATTGAGAATATCGACCCTATGGGAGTTCATACCGGAGACTCTATTACGGTGGCGCCTGCTCAGACTTTGACTGATAAGGAGTATCAGCGGCTGAGGGACTATTCAATAGCGATTATAAGGGAGATTGGAGTGGAATGCGGTGGTTCTAATGTGCAGTTTGCGGTGAATCCTCAAGATGGGGAGGTTATGGTGATTGAGATGAATCCCAGGGTGTCACGGTCGTCGGCTCTAGCTTCCAAAGCTACTGGTTTTCCGATTGCGAAAATGGCTGCCAAGTTGTCAGTTGGATATTCGTTGGATCAGATTGACAATGACATCACCAGGAAGACACCTGCGAGTTTTGAGCCATCCATAGACTATGTGGTAACAAAG ATTCCACGGTTTGCTTTTGAAAAGTTTCCTGGTTCAGAGCCGATATTGACGACCCAGATGAAATCCGTCGGTGAGGCAATGGCCATGGGGCGTACATTTCAAGAATCATTTCAGAAAGCAGTTCGGTCtttggaatgtggtttctcTGGTTGGGGCTGTGGGGAAATTAAGGAACTAGACTGGGATTGGGATCAGTTGAAATATAGTCTCCGAGTCCCTAACCCTGATCGTATCCATGCGGTGTATGCTGCAATGAAGAAGGGAATGAAGGTAGATGAGATTCATGAGCTGAGTTTGATTGACAAATGGTTCCTCACACAGTTTAAGGAATTGGTGGATGTAGAGCAATTCCTCCTGGCTCGAAACTTGTCTGATTTAACCAAGGATGATTTTTATGAAGTGAAAAAAAGAGGCTTCAGTGACAAACAAATTGCATTTGCCACCAAATCCTCTGAGAATGATGTGCGGTTGAAGAGATTATCCATGGGTGTCATTCCAGCATATAAGCGGGTGGATACTTGTGCCGCAGAGTTTGAGGCTGATACTCCTTATATGTACTCATCTTATGACTCTGAGTGTGAATCAGCTCCCACCCAAAAAAAGAAGGTTTTAATTTTAGGTGGAGGTCCAAATCGCATTGGTCAgggtattgaatttgattactGTTGTTGCCATGGATCCTTTGCTCTTCGG GAAGGAGAATATGAGACAATTATGATGAACTCAAATCCTGAAACAGTATCTACTGATTATGACACAAGTGATCGTTTATACTTTGAGCCCCTGACTATTGAAGATGTGTTGAACATAATTGAACTGGAAAGACCTGATGGGATCATCGTTCAGTTTGGAGGTCAAACACCTTTGAAGTTAGCACTTCCCATTCAGCGGTATCTAGATGAAAATAAGCCTAGATGTGCAAGTGGGTCTGGGTATGTTCACATTTGGGGTACAACACCTGACAACATAGATGCTGCCGAGGACAGGGAGAAGTTTAATGCTATTCTGAACGAGTTGAAGATTGAACAGCCAAAAGGAGGAATTGCTAAGAGTGAAGCAGATGCTCTTGCCATTGCCAAGAATATTGGCTACCCTGTTGTTGTCCGACCCTCTTATGTATTGGGTGGCCGTGCCATGGAGATAGTATACAGTGATGAAAAACTTGTGACATACCTTGAAACAGCTGTCGAGGTGGATCCGGAACGCCCTGTATTGATTGACAGGTACCTATCAGATGCCATTGAAATTGATATTGATGCACTTGCTGACTCTGATGGGAATGTTGTCATTGGTGGGATAATGGAGCACATTGAGCAGGCTGGTGTCCATTCTGGTGATTCTGCTTGCTCTCTTCCCACAAAAACTATCCCAGAGTCGTGCAAGGATACAATCAGGTCATGGACTATAAAGTTGGCCAAGAAGCTGAATGTATGTGGGCTGATGAACTGTCAGTTTGCAATTACTATTTCTGGAGATGTTTATTTACTCGAGGCAAATCCTCGCGCCTCCCGTACAGTCCCTTTCGTGTCGAAGGCAATTGGACATCCATTGGCTAAATATGCTGCCCTAGTAATGTCTGGAAAGTCTCTTTATGATCTTAATTTCACCGAAGAAGTCATTCCAGCACACATGTCGGTGAAAGAAGCTGTTCTTCCCTTTGAGAAGTTCcaaggttgtgatgtattgCTCGGGCCTGAGATGCGTAGCACTGGTGAGGTGATGGGTATTGATTATGAGTTTCCTATTGCATTTGCAAAGGCTGAGATTGCTGCTGGGCAGGCGCCACCTCTTTCAGGCACTGTGTTTTTGAGCTTAAATGATTTGACTAAACCCCATCTTGAGAGGATTGCAAAGGCATTCTTAGGTCTTGGATTTAAGATTGTTTCAACTTCAGGAACAGCTCATTTTCTTGAATTAGTTAATATTCCAGTGGAACGAGTGCTGAAGCTACATGAAGGGCGGCCTAATGCTGGTGACATGGTTGCTAATGGGCAAATCCAGTTGATGGTGATTACAAGTTCTGGTGATGCACTTGATCAAATTGATGGACGGAAGCTAAGGAGGATGGGCCTTGCTTACAAGATCCCGGTAATAACAACAGTTGCCGGAGCTTTGGCAACTTCAGAAGCAATAAAGAGCTTACAGTCCAGTTCCATTAGGATGATTGCACTTCAGGACTTCTTTGATGACCAAAAAAAAGCTGCAAGTGATAAAACATTGCAGTCTTCCTCTACCTCTCTGTAA
- the LOC126802894 gene encoding probable LRR receptor-like serine/threonine-protein kinase At1g56140 translates to MRGHLTQKTDVFAFGVVALEIAWNLLESKREVELVDSRLSEFNEEEARRIIKIGLLCTQASPMLRPPMSRVVGMLLGDIEVMTVTSKSGYLTDWKFDGESTDVTSRTTDLSTKGTESSFYNSSANTSIIGELSTSAILAS, encoded by the exons ATGCGTGGACACCTTACACAGAAGACTGATGTGTTTGCCTTTGGCGTTGTGGCTCTAGAAATT GCTTGGAACTTGCTCGAAAGCAAACGTGAAGTTGAACTAGTGGACTCCAGGTTATCTGAATTCAATGAGGAAGAGGCAAGGCGAATTATTAAGATTGGACTTTTGTGCACTCAAGCTTCACCAATGCTGCGTCCACCTATGTCTCGTGTGGTGGGAATGCTTTTAGGAGATATTGAAGTGATGACAGTAACTTCAAAGTCCGGTTACTTAACAGACTGGAAGTTTGATGGTGAAAGTACTGATGTTACTAGTCGAACAACTGATCTATCAACTAAAGGAACTGAGTCTAGCTTTTACAACTCTTCGGCAAACACAAGCATCATTGGCGAATTATCTACAAGTGCCATCCTTGCTTCATGA